The following coding sequences are from one Scylla paramamosain isolate STU-SP2022 chromosome 21, ASM3559412v1, whole genome shotgun sequence window:
- the LOC135110966 gene encoding trichohyalin-like isoform X31, with the protein MVSAHNWRLACIACPSLPVLYALTSSDLETDATLLITDNRAYGWPPKGSGIREPSKSESPGSERQWQGDSWRRPNRWDQSPQTPTQQSMPSTPQPVQSAEPQANLVRDLNYFPYWDNDPPDQSPEGEPPVNSTMSVHAGDGDTLTGSENPTPWRKSSQHRNESPVASQPQHKSTLTWTPVQPATDSKQQQQANTNPPAKMSATVLRKRSADPPLAPQNECVTRVSQGQTDQGENREVRQPQQIRTRKIDTEPQNDRNSTDNNTKNKQEATDARPPIKRWRSRDETNPVKPRDDLTDRKNIFQRENSRDEERFRQEREKREELRNKRDELRRREQTEREKREELRKTEQEKEQENRSSIDDIRKRHEREREELRRLQEERDRQEAQMRQKSERDKIVNQQMNEKAEKDKQTGLNNQNKPLLRKTSRPEPEEVLRKTSRPEPEVLRKTSQLEPEQLLRKTSRPEPEEVLRKTSKPEPEVLRKTSRPEPEERVRKTSHPEPERMLKKTSRPEPEEVLRKTSRPEPEGLRKTSKPEPEGLLRKTSKIEPEEVLRKTSKLEPEGLLRKTSRPEPEGTLRKISKPESEGAQRKTSQPEPERVLRKTSGQETSEAPRKTSNQEPDKMCRKTSTEQMLKRSSKQEPEELLGKTSKQESDNEEPECLQDRVSRFGVQLRSRKQSNPPPPPKGPLPSESEEDLALMNDKNKLSNIKNKWESKIQNENEQRDRRRSLTQKPNKMENETSRKESMIENKPESRVETNETEKKPIKNSQTAPGKQLTQDQKDTQSKEGLQGKKDPSNKLVMHPTDQKERASEKPKDKDEKDSTEKVKQGLFFQDIKLKKAKTNIPEKTRPENKNFLEEVKLRKVETKPRPVHRVNSVVEFSDDEDDFLEERSEESDTESESEDSEEETDEDEETSEEESEEEEEEEEEEEKQTKIDNKAKKTETPQPTPQTNTPKVQSQPPPPPPPPSSKKQKDEGSGPPPPPPMPGLPPPPPPQPGSHPKRPTSAVKKQKLDQLKKAARSRPDWNGLLRDIESGIKLRRLPSCDKMDRSTPMLPNSRGKGGKFVYESEKPMAHNQLLHEIHRGVKLRKVKTNDRSKPCFKALGVKKLRRQLTMENINKLESIPSSSDEEEDIDKMRDDLQATKGQLEDEIKNRKKLERESKIYKIDIAALQAEVKRLKRQLRSAGINDPKPMTNGEADEIVPKLEKSMSKLRMHEDEVLDFSELDTLETEINNLKGQVDSYKKQAEDYTNKYNEVNQKLIVAENSASEWELRSNYYEKKFKALQKEHCIELPDIEIVGVQTDPIDFTPPPPSSPTEDDDRIPFPMPSKSGSRRSFASSVHKMESFKEEEEDDEDDDEEEEETEEESEESEEETEEEDEEKAAEKRAQNAARRLERDIKLMTNKLNNIKSKEERTREERKTIRDRMIKCCHDMKAEREMYFKTKRELDEMASAFKASDDEDDSSEDEDDSDDSDDSDEEEVPRKKEEGEEWWLDDTTKKPIKLKKKKKKKLDANGEEEKDSEQLPDIQEPVWSESEQEESEVDDEKNDSEKRLTKLKTRTQKHEQKHATLRKDVSALKTKLEHSEELLAAEKRRRQRLDEELHIMLAELS; encoded by the exons GCCTCCTAAAGGATCAGGAATTCGAGAGCCTTCAAAATCTGAAAGTCCTGGTTCTGAGCGTCAGTGGCAAGGAGACTCTTGGAGGCGACCCAATCGCTGGGACCAGTCACCACAAACTCCGACACAGCAGTCCATGCCTTCCACACCACAACCTGTCCAGTCTGCAGAGCCACAAGCAAATCTTGTCAGG GACTTGAACTACTTTCCCTATTGGGACAATGATCCACCAGACCAGAGTCCTGAGGGG GAGCCTCCAGTCAACAGCACTATGTCAGTGCATGCAGGTGATGGTGACACCTTGACTGGG AGTGAGAATCCAACTCCATGGAGGAAGAGTAGCCAACATAGG AATGAAAGTCCTGTAGCTTCACAACCTCAACACAAATCAACTTTA ACCTGGACTCCAGTTCAGCCAGCAACAGACAGCAAACAACAGCAA CAAGCAAACACAAATCCTCCAGCAAAAATGTCAGCTACAGTGCTCAGAAAAAGGAGTGCTGACCCACCACTTGCCCCACAGAATGAATGTGTAACTAGGGTCAGCCAAGGTCAGACAGACCAGGGAGAGAACAGGGAAGTAAGGCAGCCACAGCAGATAAGAACACGGAAAATAGACACTGAACCTCAGAATGACAGAAACTCTACAGATAATAATACAAAGAACAAGCAGGAAGCTACTGATGCACGTCCACCCATAAAAAGATGGAGGAGCAGGGATGAAACAAATCCTGTGAAACCCAGGGATGATTtaacagacagaaaaaatatatttcagaGGGAAAACAGCAGAGATGAAGAGCGTTtcagacaagaaagagaaaaaagggaagagctgagaaataaaagagatgaacttaggagaagagaacaaactgaaagagaaaagagagaggaactaCGAAAGACGGAAcaggaaaaagaacaggaaaacagaAGTTCAATAGATGATATACGCAAaagacatgaaagagagagagaagaactgaGGCGATTacaggaggaaagagacagacaggaagcaCAAATGAGACAGAAATCAGAAAGAGACAAGATAGTCAATCagcaaatgaatgaaaaggCTGAGAAAGATAAGCAAACAGGACTAAATAATCAGAATAAACCACTTTTAAGAAAGACTAGTAGACCTGAGCCTGAAGAAGTGTTGAGGAAGACCAGTCGACCTGAGCCTGAAGTACTGAGAAAGACAAGTCAGCTGGAACCTGAACAACTGTTACGGAAGACCAGTCGTCCTGAGCCTGAAGAGGTGTTGAGAAAGACTAGTAAACCTGAGCCTGAAGTACTGAGAAAGACCAGTCGACCTGAGCctgaagaaagagtgagaaaaacaaGTCATCCAGAGCCTGAACGAATGCTTAAGAAAACCAGTCGACCTGAGCCTGAAGAAGTGCTGAGAAAAACCAGTAGACCAGAGCCTGAAGGACTCAGGAAGACCAGTAAACCAGAGCCTGAAGGATTACTGAGAAAAACTAGCAAAATTGAGCCTGAAGAAGTGTTGAGAAAGACCAGTAAATTAGAGCCAGAGGGACTACTGAGAAAAACTAGTCGGCCAGAACCGGAAGGAACACTGAGGAAAATTAGTAAACCAGAGTCTGAAGGGGCACAAAGAAAGACTAGCCAACCTGAACCTGAAAGAGTATTGCGAAAAACAAGTGGTCAAGAAACTTCAGAAGCTCCCAGGAAGACAAGTAATCAAGAACCTGATAAAATGTGCAGAAAAACTAGCACTGAGCAAATGCTAAAAAGGAGCAGTAAACAAGAGCCTGAAGAATTACTGGGGAAAACTAGTAAACAAGAGAGTGATAATGAAGAGCCAGAATGCTTGCAGGACAGAGTAAGTAGGTTTGGTGTACAGCTAAGATCCAGGAAGCAGtcaaatccaccaccaccacctaaagGACCTCTTCCCTCTGAAAGTGAAGAAGACTTGGCTCTCATGAATGACAAGAATAAGTTGTCTAATATCAAAAATAAATGGgagtcaaaaatacaaaatgaaaatgaacagAGAGATAGAAGGCGAAGTTTGACCCAAAAACCtaataaaatggaaaatgaaacaaGTAGGAAGGAGTCCATGATTGAAAACAAACCAGAAAGTAGAGTTGAAACAAATGAAACAGAGAAGAAACCCATTAAAAATTCCCAAACAGCTCCTGGAAAACAACTAACTCAGGATCAAAAAGATACCCAAAGTAAAGAAGGCTTGCAAGGTAAAAAGGATCCTTCAAACAAGCTGGTAATGCATCCTACTGATCAAAAAGAGAGAGCTTCAGAAAAACCAaaggataaagatgaaaaagacaGTACAGAAAAAGTAAAGCAAGGTTTATTTTTCCAAGATATCAAATTAAAGAAAGCTAAAACAAATATTCCTGAAAAAACAAGACCAGAAAACAAAAACTTTCTTGAAGAAGTCAAATTACGGAAGGTTGAGACAAAACCGCGTCCTGTTCACCGT GTAAATAGTGTAGTAGAGTTCTCAGATGATGAGGATGACTTCTTAGAAGAAAGA AGTGAAGAATCTGATACAGAATCAGAGTCAGAGGACTCAGAAGAGGAAACTGATGAAGACGAGGAAACATCAGAAGAagaatcagaggaggaggaggaggaggaggaggaggaggagaaacaaacaaaaatagataataaggCTAAGAAGACT GAAACACCACAGCCCACTCCTCAGACCAACACTCCG AAGGTGCAATCCCAgccaccaccccctccaccaccaccatcatctaaaaaacaaaaa GATGAAGGCTCAGgacctcccccacctcccccaatGCCTggactgccaccaccaccaccacctcagcctGGGAGCCACCCAAAGAGACCAACTTCTGCTGTCAAGAAACAAAAACTTGACCAACTTAAAAAGGCCGCCCGATCACGACCTGATTGGAATGGTCTACTGCGAGATATTGAG AGTGGTATTAAGCTTCGACGCTTGCCCTCCTGTGACAAAATGGACAGATCCACCCCTATGCTTCCAAACTCCAGAGGGAAAGGTGGCAAG TTCGTCTATGAATCAGAGAAGCCCATGGCCCACAATCAGTTGCTTCATGAAATTCATCGAGGTGTGAAGTTGCGTAAGGTCAAGACCAATGACAGGAGCAAGCCATGCTTCAAGGCTCTAG gtgTGAAGAAACTTCGCCGTCAACTTACtatggaaaacatcaacaaactGGAGAGCATTCCATCCTCCtcagatgaggaagaagatatTGATAAGATGAGGGATGACCTGCAGGCTACCAAAGGACAGCTTGAAGATGAGattaagaatagaaagaaactgGAAAGAGAAAGCAAGATTTATAAAATTGACATAGCTGCTTTACAAGCAGAAGTAAAAAGGCTGAAAAGACAACTAAGAAGTGCAGGCATTAATGATCCAAAGCCAATGACTAATGGTGAAGCAGATGAAATTGTGCCAAAATTAGAAAAATCCATGAGTAAATTACGAATGCATGAAGATGAAGTTTTGGACTTCTCTGAATTAGATACATTAGAGACTGAAATTAATAACCTTAAAGGTCAAGTAGATTCATACAAGAAACAAGCTGAGGActatacaaataaatacaatgaagtTAACCAAAAGTTAATTGTAGCTGAAAATTCTGCTTCAGAATGGGAGCTCCGTAGCAACTATTATGAAAAGAAATTCAAGGCCTTGCAGAAGGAACACTGCATTGAGCTCCCAGATATAGAAATTGTTGGTGTACAGACAGATCCTATAGATtttactccaccaccaccttcatcaccgaCAGAGGATGATGATAGGATACCTTTCCCCATGCCATCAAAATCAGGTTCCCGCAGAAGCTTTGCTTCATCAGTTCATAAAATGGAGAGctttaaagaggaggaagaggatgatgaagatgatgatgaggaggaggaggaaactgaagaAGAATCTGAAGAAtctgaagaagaaacagaagaggaagatgaagagaaagcaGCAGAGAAAAGAGCTCAAAATGCTGCACGAAGATTAGAAAGAGACATCAAGCTGATGACTAACAAACTTAATAACATAAAgtccaaagaagaaagaacacgagaggaaagaaagacaataagGGACAGAATGATAAAATGTTGTCATGACATGAAGGCTGAACGAGAGATGTACTTTAAAACTAAGAGAGAACTTGATGAAATGGCATCAGCTTTCAAAGCAtctgatgatgaagatgacagtagtgaagatgaagatgattcTGATGATTCTGATGATTCTGATGAGGAGGAAGTTcctaggaagaaagaagagggtgaAGAATGGTGGCTTGATGATACCACCAAAAAGCCAATAAAacttaagaagaaaaagaaaaagaaacttgatgctaatggagaagaggaaaaagattcTGAACAATTGCCTGATATACAAGAACCTGTGTGGAGTGAGTCTGAGCAAGAAGAGAGTGAGGTggatgatgaaaagaatgacAGTGAGAAAAGATTGACTAAACTTAAAACTAGAACACAAAAGCATGAGCAAAAACATGCCACTCTCAGGAAGGATGTAAGTGCTCTGAAGACTAAGTTAGAACATTCTGAAGAATTGCTTGCTGCAGAGAAGCGGAGACGCCAAAGATTGGATGAGGAACTTCACATTATGTTGGCTGAGTTATCATAG
- the LOC135110966 gene encoding trichohyalin-like isoform X33, with protein sequence MVSAHNWRLACIACPSLPVLYALTSSDLETDATLLITDNRAYGWPPKGSGIREPSKSESPGSERQWQGDSWRRPNRWDQSPQTPTQQSMPSTPQPVQSAEPQANLVRDLNYFPYWDNDPPDQSPEGEPPVNSTMSVHAGDGDTLTGSENPTPWRKSSQHRNESPVASQPQHKSTLTWTPVQPATDSKQQQQANTNPPAKMSATVLRKRSADPPLAPQNECVTRVSQGQTDQGENREVRQPQQIRTRKIDTEPQNDRNSTDNNTKNKQEATDARPPIKRWRSRDETNPVKPRDDLTDRKNIFQRENSRDEERFRQEREKREELRNKRDELRRREQTEREKREELRKTEQEKEQENRSSIDDIRKRHEREREELRRLQEERDRQEAQMRQKSERDKIVNQQMNEKAEKDKQTGLNNQNKPLLRKTSRPEPEEVLRKTSRPEPEVLRKTSQLEPEQLLRKTSRPEPEEVLRKTSKPEPEVLRKTSRPEPEERVRKTSHPEPERMLKKTSRPEPEEVLRKTSRPEPEGLRKTSKPEPEGLLRKTSKIEPEEVLRKTSKLEPEGLLRKTSRPEPEGTLRKISKPESEGAQRKTSQPEPERVLRKTSGQETSEAPRKTSNQEPDKMCRKTSTEQMLKRSSKQEPEELLGKTSKQESDNEEPECLQDRVSRFGVQLRSRKQSNPPPPPKGPLPSESEEDLALMNDKNKLSNIKNKWESKIQNENEQRDRRRSLTQKPNKMENETSRKESMIENKPESRVETNETEKKPIKNSQTAPGKQLTQDQKDTQSKEGLQGKKDPSNKLVMHPTDQKERASEKPKDKDEKDSTEKVKQGLFFQDIKLKKAKTNIPEKTRPENKNFLEEVKLRKVETKPRPVHRVNSVVEFSDDEDDFLEERSEESDTESESEDSEEETDEDEETSEEESEEEEEEEEEEEKQTKIDNKAKKTETPQPTPQTNTPDEGSGPPPPPPMPGLPPPPPPQPGSHPKRPTSAVKKQKLDQLKKAARSRPDWNGLLRDIESGIKLRRLPSCDKMDRSTPMLPNSRGKGGKFVYESEKPMAHNQLLHEIHRGVKLRKVKTNDRSKPCFKALGVKKLRRQLTMENINKLESIPSSSDEEEDIDKMRDDLQATKGQLEDEIKNRKKLERESKIYKIDIAALQAEVKRLKRQLRSAGINDPKPMTNGEADEIVPKLEKSMSKLRMHEDEVLDFSELDTLETEINNLKGQVDSYKKQAEDYTNKYNEVNQKLIVAENSASEWELRSNYYEKKFKALQKEHCIELPDIEIVGVQTDPIDFTPPPPSSPTEDDDRIPFPMPSKSGSRRSFASSVHKMESFKEEEEDDEDDDEEEEETEEESEESEEETEEEDEEKAAEKRAQNAARRLERDIKLMTNKLNNIKSKEERTREERKTIRDRMIKCCHDMKAEREMYFKTKRELDEMASAFKASDDEDDSSEDEDDSDDSDDSDEEEVPRKKEEGEEWWLDDTTKKPIKLKKKKKKKLDANGEEEKDSEQLPDIQEPVWSESEQEESEVDDEKNDSEKRLTKLKTRTQKHEQKHATLRKDVSALKTKLEHSEELLAAEKRRRQRLDEELHIMLAELS encoded by the exons GCCTCCTAAAGGATCAGGAATTCGAGAGCCTTCAAAATCTGAAAGTCCTGGTTCTGAGCGTCAGTGGCAAGGAGACTCTTGGAGGCGACCCAATCGCTGGGACCAGTCACCACAAACTCCGACACAGCAGTCCATGCCTTCCACACCACAACCTGTCCAGTCTGCAGAGCCACAAGCAAATCTTGTCAGG GACTTGAACTACTTTCCCTATTGGGACAATGATCCACCAGACCAGAGTCCTGAGGGG GAGCCTCCAGTCAACAGCACTATGTCAGTGCATGCAGGTGATGGTGACACCTTGACTGGG AGTGAGAATCCAACTCCATGGAGGAAGAGTAGCCAACATAGG AATGAAAGTCCTGTAGCTTCACAACCTCAACACAAATCAACTTTA ACCTGGACTCCAGTTCAGCCAGCAACAGACAGCAAACAACAGCAA CAAGCAAACACAAATCCTCCAGCAAAAATGTCAGCTACAGTGCTCAGAAAAAGGAGTGCTGACCCACCACTTGCCCCACAGAATGAATGTGTAACTAGGGTCAGCCAAGGTCAGACAGACCAGGGAGAGAACAGGGAAGTAAGGCAGCCACAGCAGATAAGAACACGGAAAATAGACACTGAACCTCAGAATGACAGAAACTCTACAGATAATAATACAAAGAACAAGCAGGAAGCTACTGATGCACGTCCACCCATAAAAAGATGGAGGAGCAGGGATGAAACAAATCCTGTGAAACCCAGGGATGATTtaacagacagaaaaaatatatttcagaGGGAAAACAGCAGAGATGAAGAGCGTTtcagacaagaaagagaaaaaagggaagagctgagaaataaaagagatgaacttaggagaagagaacaaactgaaagagaaaagagagaggaactaCGAAAGACGGAAcaggaaaaagaacaggaaaacagaAGTTCAATAGATGATATACGCAAaagacatgaaagagagagagaagaactgaGGCGATTacaggaggaaagagacagacaggaagcaCAAATGAGACAGAAATCAGAAAGAGACAAGATAGTCAATCagcaaatgaatgaaaaggCTGAGAAAGATAAGCAAACAGGACTAAATAATCAGAATAAACCACTTTTAAGAAAGACTAGTAGACCTGAGCCTGAAGAAGTGTTGAGGAAGACCAGTCGACCTGAGCCTGAAGTACTGAGAAAGACAAGTCAGCTGGAACCTGAACAACTGTTACGGAAGACCAGTCGTCCTGAGCCTGAAGAGGTGTTGAGAAAGACTAGTAAACCTGAGCCTGAAGTACTGAGAAAGACCAGTCGACCTGAGCctgaagaaagagtgagaaaaacaaGTCATCCAGAGCCTGAACGAATGCTTAAGAAAACCAGTCGACCTGAGCCTGAAGAAGTGCTGAGAAAAACCAGTAGACCAGAGCCTGAAGGACTCAGGAAGACCAGTAAACCAGAGCCTGAAGGATTACTGAGAAAAACTAGCAAAATTGAGCCTGAAGAAGTGTTGAGAAAGACCAGTAAATTAGAGCCAGAGGGACTACTGAGAAAAACTAGTCGGCCAGAACCGGAAGGAACACTGAGGAAAATTAGTAAACCAGAGTCTGAAGGGGCACAAAGAAAGACTAGCCAACCTGAACCTGAAAGAGTATTGCGAAAAACAAGTGGTCAAGAAACTTCAGAAGCTCCCAGGAAGACAAGTAATCAAGAACCTGATAAAATGTGCAGAAAAACTAGCACTGAGCAAATGCTAAAAAGGAGCAGTAAACAAGAGCCTGAAGAATTACTGGGGAAAACTAGTAAACAAGAGAGTGATAATGAAGAGCCAGAATGCTTGCAGGACAGAGTAAGTAGGTTTGGTGTACAGCTAAGATCCAGGAAGCAGtcaaatccaccaccaccacctaaagGACCTCTTCCCTCTGAAAGTGAAGAAGACTTGGCTCTCATGAATGACAAGAATAAGTTGTCTAATATCAAAAATAAATGGgagtcaaaaatacaaaatgaaaatgaacagAGAGATAGAAGGCGAAGTTTGACCCAAAAACCtaataaaatggaaaatgaaacaaGTAGGAAGGAGTCCATGATTGAAAACAAACCAGAAAGTAGAGTTGAAACAAATGAAACAGAGAAGAAACCCATTAAAAATTCCCAAACAGCTCCTGGAAAACAACTAACTCAGGATCAAAAAGATACCCAAAGTAAAGAAGGCTTGCAAGGTAAAAAGGATCCTTCAAACAAGCTGGTAATGCATCCTACTGATCAAAAAGAGAGAGCTTCAGAAAAACCAaaggataaagatgaaaaagacaGTACAGAAAAAGTAAAGCAAGGTTTATTTTTCCAAGATATCAAATTAAAGAAAGCTAAAACAAATATTCCTGAAAAAACAAGACCAGAAAACAAAAACTTTCTTGAAGAAGTCAAATTACGGAAGGTTGAGACAAAACCGCGTCCTGTTCACCGT GTAAATAGTGTAGTAGAGTTCTCAGATGATGAGGATGACTTCTTAGAAGAAAGA AGTGAAGAATCTGATACAGAATCAGAGTCAGAGGACTCAGAAGAGGAAACTGATGAAGACGAGGAAACATCAGAAGAagaatcagaggaggaggaggaggaggaggaggaggaggagaaacaaacaaaaatagataataaggCTAAGAAGACT GAAACACCACAGCCCACTCCTCAGACCAACACTCCG GATGAAGGCTCAGgacctcccccacctcccccaatGCCTggactgccaccaccaccaccacctcagcctGGGAGCCACCCAAAGAGACCAACTTCTGCTGTCAAGAAACAAAAACTTGACCAACTTAAAAAGGCCGCCCGATCACGACCTGATTGGAATGGTCTACTGCGAGATATTGAG AGTGGTATTAAGCTTCGACGCTTGCCCTCCTGTGACAAAATGGACAGATCCACCCCTATGCTTCCAAACTCCAGAGGGAAAGGTGGCAAG TTCGTCTATGAATCAGAGAAGCCCATGGCCCACAATCAGTTGCTTCATGAAATTCATCGAGGTGTGAAGTTGCGTAAGGTCAAGACCAATGACAGGAGCAAGCCATGCTTCAAGGCTCTAG gtgTGAAGAAACTTCGCCGTCAACTTACtatggaaaacatcaacaaactGGAGAGCATTCCATCCTCCtcagatgaggaagaagatatTGATAAGATGAGGGATGACCTGCAGGCTACCAAAGGACAGCTTGAAGATGAGattaagaatagaaagaaactgGAAAGAGAAAGCAAGATTTATAAAATTGACATAGCTGCTTTACAAGCAGAAGTAAAAAGGCTGAAAAGACAACTAAGAAGTGCAGGCATTAATGATCCAAAGCCAATGACTAATGGTGAAGCAGATGAAATTGTGCCAAAATTAGAAAAATCCATGAGTAAATTACGAATGCATGAAGATGAAGTTTTGGACTTCTCTGAATTAGATACATTAGAGACTGAAATTAATAACCTTAAAGGTCAAGTAGATTCATACAAGAAACAAGCTGAGGActatacaaataaatacaatgaagtTAACCAAAAGTTAATTGTAGCTGAAAATTCTGCTTCAGAATGGGAGCTCCGTAGCAACTATTATGAAAAGAAATTCAAGGCCTTGCAGAAGGAACACTGCATTGAGCTCCCAGATATAGAAATTGTTGGTGTACAGACAGATCCTATAGATtttactccaccaccaccttcatcaccgaCAGAGGATGATGATAGGATACCTTTCCCCATGCCATCAAAATCAGGTTCCCGCAGAAGCTTTGCTTCATCAGTTCATAAAATGGAGAGctttaaagaggaggaagaggatgatgaagatgatgatgaggaggaggaggaaactgaagaAGAATCTGAAGAAtctgaagaagaaacagaagaggaagatgaagagaaagcaGCAGAGAAAAGAGCTCAAAATGCTGCACGAAGATTAGAAAGAGACATCAAGCTGATGACTAACAAACTTAATAACATAAAgtccaaagaagaaagaacacgagaggaaagaaagacaataagGGACAGAATGATAAAATGTTGTCATGACATGAAGGCTGAACGAGAGATGTACTTTAAAACTAAGAGAGAACTTGATGAAATGGCATCAGCTTTCAAAGCAtctgatgatgaagatgacagtagtgaagatgaagatgattcTGATGATTCTGATGATTCTGATGAGGAGGAAGTTcctaggaagaaagaagagggtgaAGAATGGTGGCTTGATGATACCACCAAAAAGCCAATAAAacttaagaagaaaaagaaaaagaaacttgatgctaatggagaagaggaaaaagattcTGAACAATTGCCTGATATACAAGAACCTGTGTGGAGTGAGTCTGAGCAAGAAGAGAGTGAGGTggatgatgaaaagaatgacAGTGAGAAAAGATTGACTAAACTTAAAACTAGAACACAAAAGCATGAGCAAAAACATGCCACTCTCAGGAAGGATGTAAGTGCTCTGAAGACTAAGTTAGAACATTCTGAAGAATTGCTTGCTGCAGAGAAGCGGAGACGCCAAAGATTGGATGAGGAACTTCACATTATGTTGGCTGAGTTATCATAG